In one Grus americana isolate bGruAme1 chromosome 1, bGruAme1.mat, whole genome shotgun sequence genomic region, the following are encoded:
- the BCL2L14 gene encoding apoptosis facilitator Bcl-2-like protein 14 isoform X2, with product MSSPSDVCMEAIPLEDDERDSIEYRILMAYARRRLSVSRYGKLLKNEANVQKSSSLIGRRAGIQFQGGRVELQGRKDANPKYHPGYCLPVLCGRAEQENPQTLLWNQGHRAYFLKFKAQSASLQEENSQHQTSETADVNHIADKLVKLVTARSQEPPSDESFKITCQYRTLREKQDDSDPTVGSEGEEHDEEKIIQTIVSLLRQSGDQLEEKIKKDRVFYQCFKDMLSYPFFKRITDVLLEDVSAASTREPGGRIQCTKVAFAMEVAARLTAVDNHPMNVVLGFGLKYLREHFKPWIQDQGGWEKALTSLDQEEVE from the exons ATGTCTTCGCCAAGTGATGTCTGTATGGAAGCAATACCGCTGGAAGATGATGAGCGAGACAGCATAGAATACAGGATTCTAATGGCCTACGCCCGGAGGCGGTTGTCCGTTAGTAGATAtggaaaacttctgaaaaatgaggcCAATGTGCAGAAATCATCGTCCTTAATCGGGAGAAGAGCGGGAATTCAATTCCAGGGTGGCCGGGTGGAACTGCAGGGCAGAAAGGATGCAAACCCAAAATATCATCCAGGATACTGTTTACCTGTTCtctgtggcagagcagagcaggaaaacccccaaacactgTTATGGAACCAAGGTCACAGGgcatatttcttaaaatttaagGCACAATCTGCGAGCCTTCAAGAAGAGAATTCTCAGCATCAGACAA GTGAAACAGCAGATGTCAACCACATTGCAGACAAACTTGTCAAGCTTGTTACTGCCAGATCCCAGGAACCTCCTTCAGATGAGTCTTTCAAGATAACATGTCAATATCGGACTCTGCGTGAAAAACAAGATGATAGTGATCCTACTGTTGGAAGTGAGGGTGAGGAACACG ACGAAGAAAAGATAATACAAACAATAGTTTCACTGTTAAGACAATCAGGGGACCAACTAGAAGAAAAG atCAAAAAGGACAGGGTTTTCTATCAGTGCTTTAAAGACATGCTGTCCTACCCCTTCTTCAAGAGGATCACTGATGTGTTGCTGGAGGATGTCTCAGCGGCTTCAACAAGAGAACCAGGAGGCCGCATACAATGCACAAAAGTTGCCTTTGCAATGGAAGTTGCCGCCAGACTTACTGCTGTGGACAACCATCCTATGAACGTGGTCTTGGGCTTCGGATTAAAGTACCTCAGAGAACACTTCAAGCCATGGATTCAGGACCAGGGTGGCTGG GAGAAGGCTTTGACTTCACTGGATCAGGAAGAAGTAGAGTAA
- the BCL2L14 gene encoding apoptosis facilitator Bcl-2-like protein 14 isoform X1, with amino-acid sequence MSSPSDVCMEAIPLEDDERDSIEYRILMAYARRRLSVSRYGKLLKNEANVQKSSSLIGRRAGIQFQGGRVELQGRKDANPKYHPGYCLPVLCGRAEQENPQTLLWNQGHRAYFLKFKAQSASLQEENSQHQTTGETADVNHIADKLVKLVTARSQEPPSDESFKITCQYRTLREKQDDSDPTVGSEGEEHDEEKIIQTIVSLLRQSGDQLEEKIKKDRVFYQCFKDMLSYPFFKRITDVLLEDVSAASTREPGGRIQCTKVAFAMEVAARLTAVDNHPMNVVLGFGLKYLREHFKPWIQDQGGWEKALTSLDQEEVE; translated from the exons ATGTCTTCGCCAAGTGATGTCTGTATGGAAGCAATACCGCTGGAAGATGATGAGCGAGACAGCATAGAATACAGGATTCTAATGGCCTACGCCCGGAGGCGGTTGTCCGTTAGTAGATAtggaaaacttctgaaaaatgaggcCAATGTGCAGAAATCATCGTCCTTAATCGGGAGAAGAGCGGGAATTCAATTCCAGGGTGGCCGGGTGGAACTGCAGGGCAGAAAGGATGCAAACCCAAAATATCATCCAGGATACTGTTTACCTGTTCtctgtggcagagcagagcaggaaaacccccaaacactgTTATGGAACCAAGGTCACAGGgcatatttcttaaaatttaagGCACAATCTGCGAGCCTTCAAGAAGAGAATTCTCAGCATCAGACAA CAGGTGAAACAGCAGATGTCAACCACATTGCAGACAAACTTGTCAAGCTTGTTACTGCCAGATCCCAGGAACCTCCTTCAGATGAGTCTTTCAAGATAACATGTCAATATCGGACTCTGCGTGAAAAACAAGATGATAGTGATCCTACTGTTGGAAGTGAGGGTGAGGAACACG ACGAAGAAAAGATAATACAAACAATAGTTTCACTGTTAAGACAATCAGGGGACCAACTAGAAGAAAAG atCAAAAAGGACAGGGTTTTCTATCAGTGCTTTAAAGACATGCTGTCCTACCCCTTCTTCAAGAGGATCACTGATGTGTTGCTGGAGGATGTCTCAGCGGCTTCAACAAGAGAACCAGGAGGCCGCATACAATGCACAAAAGTTGCCTTTGCAATGGAAGTTGCCGCCAGACTTACTGCTGTGGACAACCATCCTATGAACGTGGTCTTGGGCTTCGGATTAAAGTACCTCAGAGAACACTTCAAGCCATGGATTCAGGACCAGGGTGGCTGG GAGAAGGCTTTGACTTCACTGGATCAGGAAGAAGTAGAGTAA